A genome region from Euphorbia lathyris chromosome 4, ddEupLath1.1, whole genome shotgun sequence includes the following:
- the LOC136227911 gene encoding calcium sensing receptor, chloroplastic, whose product MALAAEMVALTSSSAATPKFSSSSASSSSKLASSVKPHLRPISLSLPTSTTLSLLAVLTSPYEAKAFTLSKDEIVSTLTQVEKTVDQAQQVGSGFLDNAQRVFGVVSDALKPGIDAAMPVMKQAGDEALKFASPALSEASKKAQEALQGSGFDTQPVVTAAKTAADAAQQTSKVIEGVKPVASSTVDTILAADPVVIAGTGGAIFLAYLLLPPVWSLISFNFRGYKGELTPAQTLDLVCTTNHVLIDIRSEKDKDKAGIPRLPSNAKNKLIAIPLEEIPNKLRGLVRNVKKVEAEIAALKISYLKKVNKGSKIVIMDSYSDSAKLVARTLTNLGFKNCWIVADGFSGGRGWIQSRLGTDSYNLSLAQVISPSRIIPAAARRFGTTSSTKLLPGSD is encoded by the exons ATGGCATTGGCAGCTGAGATGGTGGCCTTAACTTCATCTTCTGCTGCCACTCCCAAATTCTCCTCTTCTTCAGCTTCTTCATCATCCAAATTAGCTTCTTCTGTTAAGCCCCATTTGAGACCCATCTCCTTATCACTCCCAACTTCAACCACCCTTTCTCTCTTGGCTGTCCTTACTTCTCCATATGAGGCTAAAGCTTTCACTCTTTCCAAAGATGAAATTGTGTCTACTCTCACTCaa GTGGAAAAGACAGTTGATCAGGCTCAGCAAGTTGGGTCGGGGTTCTTGGACAATGCTCAACGAGTATTTGGAGTTGTTAGTGATGCTTTGAAGCCTGGGATTGATGCAGCAATGCCGGTTATGAAGCAAGCTGGAGATGAGGCTTTGAAGTTTGCTTCTCCTGCTCTTTCTGAGGCTTCTAAGAAAGCACAAGAGGCACTTCAAGGATCTGGCTTTGACACTCAGCCTGTTGTTACTGCTGCTAAG ACAGCAGCTGATGCTGCACAGCAGACAAGCAAGGTAATAGAAGGTGTAAAACCTGTAGCTTCTTCAACTGTTGACACCATTTTGGCAGCAGACCCTGTTGTCATTGCTGGAACTGGTGGAGCTATTTTTCTTGCATACCTCCTCCTACCTCCTGTTTGGTCTTTAATCTCCTTCAACTTCCGCGGCTACAAAG GTGAACTCACTCCAGCTCAAACCCTTGATTTAGTCTGTACAACAAATCATGTTTTGATTGACATTCGCTCCGAGAAAGACAAGGACAAGGCTGGTATCCCTCGCCTTCCTTCAAATGCTAAGAACAAGCTCATTGCAATTCC TTTGGAAGAAATACCAAACAAGTTGAGAGGGCTAGTAAGAAACGTGAAGAAAGTAGAAGCTGAAATAGCAGCATTGAAGATTTCATATCTCAAGAAAGTTAACAAAGGCTCAAAGATTGTCATCATGGACTC GTACTCAGACTCAGCTAAACTTGTAGCTAGAACACTAACAAATCTTGGATTCAAGAATTGCTGGATCGTAGCAGATGGATTCTCCGGAGGCAGAGGATGGATACAGAGTCGGTTAGGGACAGATTCGTATAACTTGTCGCTCGCACAAGTGATATCGCCTTCGCGCATAATTCCTGCAGCAGCTAGACGTTTTGGAACAACCAGCAGCACTAAATTGCTTCCTGGTTCTGATTAA